In one window of Protaetiibacter larvae DNA:
- a CDS encoding GntR family transcriptional regulator — MLIRIDPGSGVAIYDQIATSVRADAIRGRLRPGDRLPAARELAEALEVNIHTVLRAYQDLRDEGLIDLRRGRGAVATDAAGRAGALLDGVRALVADARRAGVASPTLISLIREEYTA, encoded by the coding sequence GTGCTCATCCGTATCGACCCGGGATCCGGGGTCGCGATCTACGACCAGATCGCGACATCCGTGCGCGCCGACGCGATCCGCGGCCGGCTGCGGCCGGGCGACCGGCTGCCCGCGGCGCGCGAGCTCGCCGAGGCGCTCGAGGTGAACATCCACACCGTGCTGCGCGCCTACCAGGACCTCCGCGACGAGGGGCTCATCGACCTCCGTCGGGGCCGCGGCGCCGTCGCGACCGACGCGGCCGGCCGAGCCGGCGCGCTGCTCGACGGCGTGCGTGCGCTCGTCGCCGACGCCCGCCGCGCAGGCGTCGCCTCCCCGACCCTCATCTCCCTGATCCGCGAGGAGTACACCGCATGA